The window AGGATGTTGCCGACGTTGTTGGCCTCGACGGCGTCGGGCTTGATGATGCTGAAAGTACGTTCGGTAGCCATGGTCAGTCCTTGTCGTGGTTCCATCGCGGCCACCGGGAGGTAGCCAAAATCGGGCGCGTTTTAGCGCGCTTTGGCAATTCAGCAAGAAAATCGAGACCATCCGGGGTGAGCGCGCAGCGGGCGCGCCCCAGGTGCCCAACCGACCGGTCTCTGGGCCTCGCGCGGTGAGAGTCTGCGGAGCGGGATCCCAGCACAGAGAGGGCGGTCGCGGCTCGCCCTCCGTCCGCTGGACCCGTGGCCCCTACACCGTCTCGGACTCGCCCAGCAGCAACGCCGGGTCGTCCGTAATGATGGTGCGCACCCCCAGCGCAGCCAGCCGCGCGGCGCGCGGCACGTCGTTCACCGTCCACGTGTTCAGCTGCAGGCCGCCCGCGATGCACAGCTCGCCCAGCCCCGCGGTAATGAACGTGTGGTGCGGGTGCAGCGCGTTGCACCCGGCCGCCTGCGCCTGCGCGACCCACTGCTCCGCGTCGCCCGACCTCTCGATCAGCCAGCCCAGCCGCACCGCCGCGTCACGAGCCCGCACCACACGCAGCAGCTCGAGGTCGAAGGAGCTCACAAGCATGGCGCGTGACCCCGCGTGGGGATCACGGGCGAGGGCCGCCAACACGATGTCGGCCACCTGCTCGGCGCCGTGTGCCCGGCAGCCCCCGTCCGCGACCTTGATCTCCACGTTGAGCGGGATGTCCACCGCCGCCAGCAGCTCGGCCAAGGTAGGAACCCGCACCCCACGCCCCTCGAGCGGCGTCCCCACCGCGGCGTCCAGCGCCTGGATGGCCGCGAGCGACGACGCGGACACGCACCCGGTCCCGCTGGTGGTGCGGTCCAGGGTGTCGTCGTGCATCAGCACGGGCACGTCGTCCTGCGTGATCTGAACGTCGAGCTCCACCATCGCAGCCCCCTGCTCCACCGCGGCCACGATGGACTCGAGCGTGTTCTCCGGGAAGCGACCGCCCGGTCGCGTGGGGCCGAGGCCGCGGTGTGCGCAGACGATGGTCATGCCGCGAGGGTAGTGCTTCGGGACAGACGACCGCGAGCCCCATGTAGCGGTCCCTGCGCGGGCACGAGGGGGCCGACCTTGCCCAGCCCAAAGGCGGGCATGTGGTGGTAGAGCGACTCGTACTGCCCCGGCGGCACGATGTACGTCTCGTGCCAGATACCCATCGCACCGCCGAGGCCCCACGACTTGACCCAGCGGCGCCACGCGGGGACGTGGGCGCGCTCACGGTCGGACGCATAGCGCAGTAGGTGCTCGTGCGAGCGCCAGTACTGCACCGCGAGCGTGGTGCGGCCCACGTAGTTCTCGAACGCTAGCAAGCCTGCGGACGGGTCCGCCTGCAGCTCGCGCATCATGCGCCCCATCGCGCTGGCCACCCCCCACATCACGGGGAGCATCCACCAGCGGTTCACGCGAGAGCCGATCAGGAAGACGACGATGCCCTCGTCGCGGGACACGGTGAGACGGTCGGGATGCACGGTCATGAGGCTGCTCCTTGTGGCGGCGCGCCGCCATGTAGACAGCAGCACCATTGTTGTCACCGTCTACATATCGCATGTGTTGCCATTGTCAACATTGTTCCGCATAGTGCGTTTCATGGTCGCGAAACGCCGTGAAACAGGCGCCTATCACCATGGAGATCTGCGCGCCGAGCTGCTGACCGCGGCGGTGGCCCTCGCCGAGGAGCGCGGCATCGACGGGCTGAGCCTGCGCGAGTGCGCCCGGCGCGCGGGGGTCTCGCACGCCGCGCCGTACCGGCACTTCGAGGACAAGAACGCCCTCCTGAGCGCGCTGGCGGAGCAGGGCTTCGCGTGGCTGGCAGAAGCGGGGCGCGCGGCCATGGAGGGCATCGAGGACCCGCGAGAACGCCTCGACGCCTATGGTGTGGCCTACGTGCGCTTCGCCGTGGAGCACCCCATCCACTTCCGGCTGATGTTCACGCGCGCGCTGCCCGCGGGTCCTTCGGCCCCGGATGACTGCGTGGAGCAGCCCTCGCCCGACGACGCGTTCGCGCTGCTCGTGGCCACCGCCGGCGAAGCGCGCCGAGCCTCGGGTGAGCAGGCGCTGCTGGCGGGCGTGGCGTCCTGGTGTCTCCCCCACGGGCTCGCGATGCTGATCCTCGACGGGCGCATCCCCAGGGAGCGCGTGGCCACGCCAGAGGCTGTGTCGGTGTTGGCGCGCGAAGTGCTCGCGAGCTGGCGTGGGGCGGAAATACGCTGAACTCGTAGCGGTCGCCGCTAACATTCCGTAAGCTTTGGAATTGTGAACCCCGGGGGCCCACAGCGACAGCGCGAGCATGACCACGGCCCCCGTGAGAGTACGCTCGACAGCGCCCTCGACAGCGGGCACCTCGCGCAAGGGCCCCTCGACCCGGCGCTGCGCACCCAGTTGCGACGCTTGGTGGCGCGACCGCCGCTGTGGGTGCGGGTACCGGACGCGCTCGTCGCCAACTTCGAGGACCGACAGCGGGACGACCTCCGGCGCATTCTCCCCATCGGCGGGCTGTGCGGCGTGACCTTGGCGCTGCTGGTGGTCGCCGCACGCATGCTGTTCTACCGCGGCGTGGGCACCCCAGCCGACGAGCAGCTCTACGCCAACATCGCGGTCTTCAACTTCGCGGTCATCACCCTCACCGTCGCTGCGCTCTACGTCCCGGCCGTGTTCCGCCACTACCGCGTCGTGCTGGTGATGGGCGGCGGGCTGGTGCTGGCCTCCACCCACGCGGGCAGCCTGCTGATCACGGAGCGCCACCTCGCCATGTCCGCCACGTACGCCTGCATGTTCGGCGCGACGGTGGTGACCATCGGCTTCCGGCACGGGCTGTTCCACTCGGTGTTCACGTGCGTCGCCGGGATCGCTGGAGGCTCGTTCTACGCGGCCTCGCGGGGCGCCTCGCCCGACTGGGTCTCCGCGCTGTACGGGTTCGTGGGAGCCACGGCGGTGGGCGCCGTCATCTCGTGGCTGGTAGAGCGTCAGGACACGCTGCGCTACCTGCAGTCGCTGCTGCTGGCGGGCGAGATCGCGGAACGACGCCGCTTGAACGAACAGCTCACGGCGATGTCGCGCACGGACTCCCTCTCGGGGCTGGCCAACCGCCGCTCGTTCGACGACACGCTCGAGGCCGAGTGGGCGCGCATGGCGCGGGAGCGCACGCCCTTGTCACTCCTGTTCGTCGACATCGATCACTTCAAGCGCTTCAACGACGCCTACGGGCACCGTGACGGTGACGACTGCCTGCGGCGCGTCGGTCAGGTCATCGCGAAGGGAGCGCGGCGGCCGGCCGACCTCGCGGCGCGCTATGGGGGCGAGGAGTTCGTCATCCTGCTGCCCAACACGTCGCTGGCGGGCGCCGAGGAGGTGGCCGAGCGCGTGCTCGCGCTGGTGGACGAGCTCGGCATTCGCCACGCGGATTCGCCTACGGCGGGGCACGTGACCATCAGCGTGGGCGTGGCCACCGCGGATCCCGAGACGGACCTCGAGCCACGCCACCTGGTGGAGACCGCCGACGCGTGCCTCTACCGCGCCAAGAACAAGGGCCGTCACGGGTTGGTGTCGTCCTTGCTGCGGGGCGACTCCATCCGCCCCGCGCCCCGGTCCATCGCCGCGGGTGAAGCGCGCTGAACCCCGGGCGCGCCCCTGCGGAACGCTCCGTCTGACAACACCTACGCACGCGGATCCACAACGGGGTCCCAGACGCGAGGACGCCCGCGAACGTGAGCTCGCGGGCGTCCATCGGGGGCAACGTGGCGCTGCGCCTCAGAAGAGGTGCTTGACCGCGTCGGCCTCCTCCTGGAGCTCCTTCGCGGTGGCGTCCATGCGAGCGCGGCTGAACTCGTTGATCTCGATGCCCTGGACGATGCTGTACTTGCCGTCCTTGCAGGTGCAGGGGAAGCCGTAGATCAGCCCCTCGGGGATGCCGTAGCTGCCGTCCGACGGGACGGCCATGGAGACGGTGTCGCCCTCGGCCGTGCCGTGCCACCAGTCGTGGATGTGGTCGATGGCCGCGTTGGCCGCCGACGCCGCGCTGGACAGGCCACGCGCCTTGATGATGGCCGCGCCGCGCTGCTGCACCTCGGGGATGAACGTGCTCTCCACCCACGCCTGGTCGCCCACGACGTCGCTGGCGCTCTTGCCGTTGATCTTGGCGCTGAACACGTCGGGGTACTGGGTGGCCGAGTGGTTGCCCCAGATGGTCATGTTCTTGACGTCGCTCACGGCGCAGCCCGTCTTGGCGGCCAGCGCGCTCATGGCGCGGTTCTGGTCCAGGCGCACCATCGCGGTGAAGTTCTCGCGCGGGAGGTCCTTCGCGTTGTTCATGGCGATGAACGCGTTGGTGTTGGCGGGGTTGCCCACCACCAGCACCTTGCAGTCACGGTCGGCCACGGCGTTGAGCGCCTTGCCCTGGCCGATGAAGATGCCGCCGTTCTTCTCGAGCAGGTCCTTGCGCTCCATGCCCGGACCGCGCGGCATGGCGCCCACGAGCAGCGCCACCTGCGTGCCCGCGAAGCCCTTCATCGGGTCGTCGCTGGCCTCCATCCCGGCCAGCGTCGGGAAGGCGCAGTCCGCGAGCTCCATCATCACGCCCTCGACCGCCTTCATGGACGGCGGGATGTCGATGAGCTGGAGGATGACGGGCTGGTCCTTGCCGAGCATCTCGCCAGCGGCGATGCGGAACAAGAGGCCGTAGCAAATCTGACCGGCCGCGCCGGTGACGGCGACCTTCACGGGCTTCTTCATGTGACTCTCCTGCGCAGCGAGGAAGGCGCTGCGACGTGACGGGGATGGGCGCGCTCTTGCGAGAGCGCTCGCCAGACAACGGAGCGCTGCCGAGCGGCCGCGAAGGTAGCAGGCCCCAAGCCCCGATGCACCCTGCCCGGACGGCCCATACGAGTACGTGCGGACGCATGAGCACGGATCACTGCACGATCAGCAGCTCGA is drawn from Sandaracinaceae bacterium and contains these coding sequences:
- the ugpQ gene encoding glycerophosphodiester phosphodiesterase (hydrolyzes diesters during transport at the inner face of the cytoplasmic membrane to glycerol-3-phosphate and alcohol; induced when cells are starved for inorganic phosphate), with amino-acid sequence MTIVCAHRGLGPTRPGGRFPENTLESIVAAVEQGAAMVELDVQITQDDVPVLMHDDTLDRTTSGTGCVSASSLAAIQALDAAVGTPLEGRGVRVPTLAELLAAVDIPLNVEIKVADGGCRAHGAEQVADIVLAALARDPHAGSRAMLVSSFDLELLRVVRARDAAVRLGWLIERSGDAEQWVAQAQAAGCNALHPHHTFITAGLGELCIAGGLQLNTWTVNDVPRAARLAALGVRTIITDDPALLLGESETV
- a CDS encoding DUF4188 domain-containing protein, producing the protein MTVHPDRLTVSRDEGIVVFLIGSRVNRWWMLPVMWGVASAMGRMMRELQADPSAGLLAFENYVGRTTLAVQYWRSHEHLLRYASDRERAHVPAWRRWVKSWGLGGAMGIWHETYIVPPGQYESLYHHMPAFGLGKVGPLVPAQGPLHGARGRLSRSTTLAA
- a CDS encoding TetR/AcrR family transcriptional regulator; translation: MVAKRRETGAYHHGDLRAELLTAAVALAEERGIDGLSLRECARRAGVSHAAPYRHFEDKNALLSALAEQGFAWLAEAGRAAMEGIEDPRERLDAYGVAYVRFAVEHPIHFRLMFTRALPAGPSAPDDCVEQPSPDDAFALLVATAGEARRASGEQALLAGVASWCLPHGLAMLILDGRIPRERVATPEAVSVLAREVLASWRGAEIR
- a CDS encoding GGDEF domain-containing protein — its product is MNPGGPQRQREHDHGPRESTLDSALDSGHLAQGPLDPALRTQLRRLVARPPLWVRVPDALVANFEDRQRDDLRRILPIGGLCGVTLALLVVAARMLFYRGVGTPADEQLYANIAVFNFAVITLTVAALYVPAVFRHYRVVLVMGGGLVLASTHAGSLLITERHLAMSATYACMFGATVVTIGFRHGLFHSVFTCVAGIAGGSFYAASRGASPDWVSALYGFVGATAVGAVISWLVERQDTLRYLQSLLLAGEIAERRRLNEQLTAMSRTDSLSGLANRRSFDDTLEAEWARMARERTPLSLLFVDIDHFKRFNDAYGHRDGDDCLRRVGQVIAKGARRPADLAARYGGEEFVILLPNTSLAGAEEVAERVLALVDELGIRHADSPTAGHVTISVGVATADPETDLEPRHLVETADACLYRAKNKGRHGLVSSLLRGDSIRPAPRSIAAGEAR
- a CDS encoding malate dehydrogenase gives rise to the protein MKKPVKVAVTGAAGQICYGLLFRIAAGEMLGKDQPVILQLIDIPPSMKAVEGVMMELADCAFPTLAGMEASDDPMKGFAGTQVALLVGAMPRGPGMERKDLLEKNGGIFIGQGKALNAVADRDCKVLVVGNPANTNAFIAMNNAKDLPRENFTAMVRLDQNRAMSALAAKTGCAVSDVKNMTIWGNHSATQYPDVFSAKINGKSASDVVGDQAWVESTFIPEVQQRGAAIIKARGLSSAASAANAAIDHIHDWWHGTAEGDTVSMAVPSDGSYGIPEGLIYGFPCTCKDGKYSIVQGIEINEFSRARMDATAKELQEEADAVKHLF